A DNA window from Carassius auratus strain Wakin unplaced genomic scaffold, ASM336829v1 scaf_tig00215316, whole genome shotgun sequence contains the following coding sequences:
- the LOC113094296 gene encoding ankyrin-1-like, with the protein MWALVTELLFSFVLLAFMVISCQNVLNIASSSVRSVLAYIHTQLDRELGENEGVADEEENVTTRVVRRRVILKGDEAEDLPGQQVSEEQFTDEHGNIVTKKIVRKVVRRGKGDEGGQELIIEGQDINEADADGELFMRYAVLGHDSKPDVVNVKRGGAQIVKCVSLRRVKQ; encoded by the exons ATGTGGGCACTGGTGACTGAGCTGCTGTTCAGCTTCGTGCTGTTGGCCTTCATGGTCATCAGCTGCCAAAACGTCTTGAATATCGCCAGCAGCTCTGTCCGATCGGTGCTGGCCTACATACACACTCAGCTGGATCGTGAGTTGGGTGAGAATGAAGGTGTGGCTGATGAAGAGGAAAACGTCACCACTCGAGTTGTGCGCCGCAGAGTTATACTGAAG GGTGATGAGGCAGAGGATCTTCCAGGACAGCAAGTGAGCGAGGAGCAATTTACAGATGAGCATGGCAACATCGTCACCAAAAAG ATTGTGAGGAAGGTGGTCCGGAGAGGAAAAGGGGATGAAGGGGGTCAGGAGCTCATCATAGAAGGGCAGGATATCAATGAGGCAGACGCTGATGGAGAACTGTTCATGAGATATGCCGTCCTGGGCCATGACAGCAAG CCGGATGTTGTGAATGTGAAGAGGGGAGGTGCTCAAATAGTCAAATGTGTGAGTCTGCGGAGAGTAAAGCAGTGA
- the spaw gene encoding southpaw encodes METQPIILLAVLVVSLMHAGCGKIDNDGALTGEHREVFIGSYSDLSLQSYPNYPLYMMQLYRDFSGTMATTPASVDNPTLHQSDFVLSLIAQDCHQTGERWSVTFDMSSLSARDSIQLSELRIHLPAFSASRRVIVDIFHLHTQDCEFCHHKRLFIGSIRSVPGSSTSSWRVFNVTELLEQWLNQRTEAPEQIPTPDAGEDTGSGEDLPEPFTRSWRTKIQHPTAERVMIVVFYRNKLSHSGQQRASSLINTVARSKYVVLNRAADTAQARRHKRNRVERMRATDDRNATGVVSPREQHQGSLCRRVDMWVDFDQIGWDEWIVHPKRYNAYRCEGECPSPLDESFNPTNHAYMQSLLKLYHPERVTCPSCVPTRLSSLSMLYYEGDGLVMRHHEDMIVEECGCH; translated from the exons ATGGAAACCCAGCCAATCATATTGCTCGCTGTCTTGGTGGTTTCCTTGATGCACGCTGGATGCGGAAAGATCGATAATGACGGCGCACTCACGGGAGAACATCGTGAAGTTTTCATAGGTTCATATTCCGACTTAAGTCTCCAGTCGTATCCAAATTACCCGCTGTACATGATGCAGTTATACAGAGACTTCAGCGGTACGATGGCAACTACTCCAGCCAGTGTCGACAACCCAACTCTTCATCAGTCTGACTTCGTCCTAAGCCTGATTGCACAAG ACTGTCATCAAACTGGTGAGCGATGGTCGGTCACTTTCGACATGTCTTCCCTCTCAGCGAGAGACAGCATTCAACTTTCAGAGCTCCGCATCCATCTGCCAGCGTTTTCTGCGTCCAGACGCGTTATTGTGGACATCTTCCACTTACATACACAGGATTGTGAGTTTTGTCACCATAAGCGACTTTTTATAGGCAGCATCAGGTCAGTGCCCGGCAGTTCAACATCATCCTGGAGAGTTTTCAATGTCACGGAGTTACTCGAGCAGTGGTTGAATCAGAGGACCGAGGCACCTGAACAGATCCCGACACCTGACGCCGGAGAGGACACCGGGAGCGGGGAAGACTTACCTGAACCTTTTACACGCAGCTGGCGAACAAAAATCCAGCATCCCACAGCAGAACGAGTTATGATTGTAGTGTTCTACCGAAACAAACTTTCCCACAGTGGCCAGCAGCGTGCCTCCAGCTTGATCAATACAGTGGCCCGCTCCAAATATGTCGTCCTGAACCGGGCAGCAGACACAGCTCAAGCTCGTCGCCACAAAAGGAACCGGGTCGAAAGGATGCGCGCTACAGATGATAGAAACGCGACGGGAGTTGTATCGCCTCGAGAGCAACATCAAGGATCACTTTGTCGTCGAGTtgatatgtgggtggattttgatcaGATTGGATGGGATGAATGGATCGTGCACCCTAAGCGTTATAATGCGTACCGCTGTGAAGGAGAATGTCCAAGTCCATTGGATGAGTCTTTCAACCCAACAAACCATGCTTATATGCAG aGTTTGTTGAAGCTTTACCATCCGGAGCGCGTTACCTGTCCATCATGTGTCCCGACGCGCCTCAGCTCGCTCTCCATGCTGTACTATGAAGGCGATGGTTTGGTCATGCGCCACCACGAGGACATGATCGTGGAGGAGTGCGGATGTCATTAA